A region of Larimichthys crocea isolate SSNF chromosome X, L_crocea_2.0, whole genome shotgun sequence DNA encodes the following proteins:
- the LOC104921555 gene encoding E3 SUMO-protein ligase CBX4, producing MELPAAGEHVFAVESIEKKRSRKGRVEYLVKWRGWSPKYNTWEPEENILDPRLLDAFQDRERQEQLMGYRKRGPKPKHLLVQVPSFARRSSILADLHEASLDDESCQKTSPITMLRPQGQQYQLNSKKHHQYQPLCRERENEQQANGKKFYYQLNSKKHHHYQPDLKVHEPIFAKPREVKAPDLANKGYNLPPVLQQKWVRDKDSGCLTKVKDITMELKKLPADLNGHKEPEKVKPKEDALAQSNGVSNSKLKIVKNKNKNGRIVIVMSKYMENGMQAAKIKNGNSEGAEKAPQGTDNSTENHLEKMRLVKKLGLMNGFAKNLKDKPTVPSSGFNTDCPKEKEQSPKTEPTVTEQDKHVEVRGQGQLPADQPLQLTTKPNLLSLPLDRGVPAPLDKRGNQGGFQGLKRHFSDTDYVEHGSSKRFLSSRSISAPNTVSSPTQSISIHQNGHQSHIGLQDCGYTDQEEPIDLSIVKSRPKPAQPETHTQAETVTQAQTHTQDATDTQAQTQTDARTETQPQTETQKTTEEEKVDSSTVSNHEKRKEDTFSSFQPFLGNIVITDITTNCLTVTFKEYITA from the exons ATGGAGCTACCCGCCGCGGGAGAGCACGTCTTTGCGGTGGAGAGCATCGAGAAGAAGCGCAGCAGAAAG GGGAGGGTTGAGTATCTGGTCAAGTGGCGAGGATGGTCTCCGAA ATACAACACGTGGGAACCAGAGGAAAACATCCTGGACCCAAGGCTGCTTGATGCTTTCCAAGACAG GGAACGTCAAGAGCAGCTGATGGGATATCGCAAGAGAGGACCCAAGCCCAAGCACCTTCTGGTTCAG GTTCCTTCTTTCGCCCGGAGATCCAGTATTCTGGCTGACCTTCATGAGGCCTCCCTGGACGATGAGAGCTGTCAGAAGACCAGCCCCATCACGATGCTCCGTCCCCAGGGCCAGCAGTACCAGCTGAACAGCAAGAAGCACCACCAGTACCAGCCGCTGTGCAGAGAGCGTGAGAACGAGCAGCAGGCTAACGGCAAGAAGTTCTACTATCAGCTCAACAGCAAGAAGCACCACCACTACCAGCCGGACCTCAAGGTGCACGAGCCCATATTTGCTAAACCCAGGGAAGTTAAAGCTCCAGATTTGGCTAACAAGGGGTACAACCTTCCCCCGGTGCTGCAGCAAAAGTGGGTCCGGGACAAGGACTCAGGCTGCCTGACCAAAGTCAAGGATATCACCATGGAGCTAAAGAAGCTTCCAGCAGACCTCAATGGCCACAAAGAGCCAGAGAAGGTCAAACCTAAAGAGGATGCTTTAGCACAGTCGAATGGTGTTAGCAACAGTAAGCTAAAGATTgtcaagaacaaaaacaagaatggGCGGATTGTTATTGTCATGAGCAAGTACATGGAAAATGGAATGCAAGCGGCCAAGATTAAAAATGGTAATTCTGAAGGTGCTGAAAAGGCGCCGCAAGGGACagacaacagcacagagaacCACCTTGAGAAGATGAGACTAGTCAAGAAGCTCGGCCTCATGAATGGATTTGCAAAAAACCTCAAAGACAAACCAACTGTTCCCAGTTCTGGATTTAACACAGATTGCCCCAAAGAAAAGGAACAGTCCCCCAAAACGGAGCCAACTGTGACGGAACAGGATAAACATGTTGAGGTCAGGGGGCAGGGGCAGCTTCCAGCGGATCAGCCTTTACAATTGACAACCAAGCCTAATCTGCTCTCCCTGCCTTTGGATAGGGGAGTTCCCGCCCCACTGGACAAAAGAGGAAACCAAGGTGGATTTCAAGGACTAAAGCGACACTTCTCGGACACAGACTACGTGGAGCATGGGAGTAGTAAGAGGTTTTTGAGCTCCAGGAGTATCAGCGCTCCTAACACAGTATCTTCACCCACCCAAAGCATCAGCATCCACCAAAACGGACACCAGAGTCACATTGGACTGCAGGACTGTGGGTACACAGACCAAGAGGAACCTATTGACTTAAGCATTGTCAAGTCCAGGCCTAAACCTGCCcagccagaaacacacacacaagctgaaacTGTAACAcaagctcaaacacacacacaggatgcaacagacacacaagctcAAACACAGACGGACGCACGGACAGAAACTCAGCCCCAGACTGAGACACAAAAGactacagaggaggagaaagtggatTCATCGACCGTTTCTAACcatgagaagagaaaagaggatacattttcttctttccagCCTTTCCTTGGGAATATAGTGATCACAGACATTACTACAAACTGCCTAACAGTCACGTTCAAGGAGTACATCACAGCGTAA
- the cbx8b gene encoding chromobox protein homolog 8b, producing the protein MELSAVGERVFAAESIIKRRIRKGRIEYLVKWKGWSPKYSTWEPEENILDSRLFAAFEQRERERELYGPKKRGPKPKTFLLKAQAKVKAKSYEFRNEAVRGMHITYPTPEPVVTPRAREGLRAVVPTIFPPSTVNRGESVRVRPSEICAREHQQPPLQQTSPDGLIHIPKKRGPKPKPRFKDSSCGPAVSEPHKRRAEEQANHIPHKLAKLQGGEEMRMVKMSHRHPENHGHSHKHHHHHHHHHHHHHSHNRGISGGGSYKPFYSERSLHPHRTDMDTHRTKDSSNYLAPPHFKHQSKMGQSLSRLADLPQMEKPYFLDRPSPTRLDVNLDEVTWRPSLGNVEKILVTDVTTNFLTVTIKESSTSKGFFKDKR; encoded by the exons ATGGAGCTGTCCGCCGTCGGGGAGAGGGTGTTCGCCGCCGAGTCTATCATCAAACGGAGGATAAGGAAG GGTCGGATTGAATACCTTGTGAAATGGAAGGGCTGGTCTCCCAA GTACAGCACTTGGGAACCGGAGGAGAATATTTTGGACTCGCGCCTGTTTGCCGCTTTTGAGCAGAG GGAGCGTGAAAGGGAACTGTACGGGCCCAAAAAGAGAGGACCAAAACCCAAAACGTTTCTGCTCaag GCTCAGGCTAAAGTCAAAGCAAAGTCCTATGAGTTCAGGAATGAGGCAGTCCGAGGGATGCACATCACCTACCCAACCCCAGAGCCGGTCGTCACTCCCAGGGCCAGAGAGGGCCTGAGAGCTGTTGTTCCCACCATCTTCCCACCCAGCACTGTCAACCGCGGAGAAAGCGTACGTGTCCGACCGTCGGAAATTTGCGCCCGCGAGCACCAGCAGCCCCCCCTCCAGCAAACCAGTCCAGACGGACTCATCCATATACCCAAAAAAAGAGGCCCGAAGCCTAAGCCCCGCTTCAAGGACAGCAGCTGCGGCCCTGCGGTCTCCGAGCCCCACAAGAGAAGGGCAGAGGAGCAGGCGAACCACATCCCTCACAAACTGGCTAAGCTGCAGGGGGGTGAGGAGATGAGGATGGTCAAAATGTCCCACAGACACCCAGAGAACCACGGTCACAGTCACaaacaccaccatcaccaccaccaccatcaccatcatcaccactcACACAACCGGGGAATCTCTGGTGGAGGCTCCTACAAGCCGTTCTACTCAGAGCGCAGCCTGCACCCGCACAGAAcagacatggacacacacaggactAAGGACAGCTCCAACTACCTGGCACCTCCACACTTCAAACACCAGTCCAAAATGGGCCAGAGTCTGAGTCGCCTGGCCGATCTTCCACAGATGGAAAAGCCTTACTTCCTGGACAGGCCGTCCCCGACCAGGCTTGACGTCAACTTGGACGAAGTGACGTGGAGGCCCTCTCTTGGCAACGTGGAAAAGATCCTGGTGACGGACGTGACTACCAACTTCCTGACCGTCACCATAAAGGAGAGCAGCACTTCGAAAGGTTTCTTTAAGGACAAAAGATGA